A region from the Negativicoccus succinicivorans genome encodes:
- a CDS encoding YybS family protein → MPQRSTRALTEAGLLVGLTVVLSLVGTYVPILSAVALLLWPVPIAYLGVRYGMRWSLLATVATLFILTLFTGPVVAAGIGLTFGSMALTLGEGFRQKWSAGRILTVATIVFLLGFGIQFLLSFYVMGVNVFAMYEDAMRQSTEQAFRTLEGMGYNSIDLAEAKSQYLAQQAQIRQVAPFIVVSAGLLLSYLNIVIARAILRRLQIDLPKFPPVAEWEMPRAALYLYVFALLLGWFGPQYFPQLPAEIAMNIQVAAMYLIWLQGIAVVFWWARRHPRLAFMRWGIVIGSFIIPTFLGFLFLIGLIDMGINYRKRKGYTPTNGIS, encoded by the coding sequence ATGCCGCAACGATCTACCCGCGCGCTTACGGAAGCGGGCCTGCTCGTCGGTCTCACGGTGGTGTTGTCGCTGGTGGGGACGTACGTACCGATCCTCTCGGCAGTAGCGCTGTTGTTGTGGCCGGTACCGATCGCCTATTTGGGCGTTCGGTACGGCATGCGTTGGTCGCTGCTGGCAACGGTGGCGACTTTATTTATCTTGACGCTTTTCACGGGACCGGTGGTGGCGGCCGGCATCGGACTCACCTTCGGCTCGATGGCCTTGACGCTGGGCGAGGGATTTCGTCAGAAATGGTCGGCGGGACGCATCTTAACGGTTGCGACGATTGTTTTTTTGCTCGGTTTCGGGATTCAGTTCCTGCTGTCCTTTTACGTCATGGGCGTGAACGTTTTCGCGATGTACGAAGACGCGATGCGCCAATCGACGGAACAGGCGTTCCGAACCTTGGAAGGCATGGGGTACAATTCGATTGACCTGGCGGAGGCGAAGTCGCAATACTTGGCGCAACAGGCGCAAATCCGTCAGGTGGCGCCGTTCATTGTGGTGTCGGCGGGATTGTTGTTGTCGTATCTTAACATCGTTATCGCGCGGGCGATTTTACGTCGTCTGCAGATTGATTTACCGAAGTTTCCGCCGGTGGCGGAATGGGAAATGCCGCGGGCAGCGCTGTACCTGTATGTATTCGCGTTGTTGCTCGGCTGGTTCGGGCCGCAATATTTCCCGCAACTGCCGGCGGAAATAGCGATGAATATTCAAGTCGCGGCGATGTACCTGATTTGGCTACAGGGGATCGCGGTCGTTTTTTGGTGGGCCCGACGCCATCCGCGCTTGGCTTTCATGCGCTGGGGGATCGTGATCGGAAGCTTTATCATTCCGACATTTTTAGGATTTTTATTTTTAATCGGTTTAATTGATATGGGCATCAATTATCGTAAGCGGAAAGGATATACTCCGACGAATGGAATATCGTAA
- a CDS encoding ribonuclease J, protein MLAKEKLQIIPLGGLGEIGKNMTVFRYGDDIVVLDSGLAFPDNEMLGIDIVIPDFSYLIENKDKVRAIVITHGHEDHIGSLSYLLKEVSAPVYATRLTCGLIEGKLKENRVGKYQLNVVKSGDEITAGAFKVGFFHVNHSIPDSCGIYFRTPVGTVVHSGDFKIDYTPVDGKMMDFKKITELGNRGVLVYCADSTNAERAGHTPSEKTVSAALMREFAQARGRIILATFASNVSRVQMAIDAAVANQRKVAVFGRSMVNVVGIALEIGYLTAPKGTIIDSDEINRYRADQLCILTTGSQGEPMAGLSRMADGAHRQIQIHPNDTVILSASPIPGNETSVGRTIDKLVKLGARVVHGSDKKVHVSGHGSQEELKMMLSLIRPRFFIPMHGEYRMLHKHAEIAESLGVKRDNILIGENGQIFEFTGRKGRLADKVQAGKVYVDGLGVGDVGNIVIRDRQQLSQDGMVIVTLVLEKGSTQVLAGPDIVSRGFIYMRDSEALIREMTRRVDAVIERCADNNITEWNVIKMQIRDTLSRYIFEKTRRRPMILPIIQEVH, encoded by the coding sequence ATTTTGGCGAAAGAAAAATTGCAGATCATCCCCCTCGGAGGTTTGGGGGAGATCGGTAAAAACATGACGGTATTCCGTTATGGAGACGATATTGTGGTGCTGGATTCGGGCTTGGCATTTCCGGATAACGAAATGTTGGGGATTGATATTGTCATCCCGGATTTCAGCTATTTGATTGAAAATAAGGATAAAGTACGCGCGATTGTGATCACGCACGGGCACGAGGACCATATCGGCTCGCTCTCGTACCTGTTGAAGGAAGTTTCGGCGCCGGTTTACGCGACGCGCCTGACCTGCGGTTTGATCGAAGGCAAGTTGAAAGAAAATCGCGTGGGCAAGTACCAGCTGAATGTCGTTAAATCCGGTGATGAAATCACGGCCGGAGCTTTTAAAGTAGGGTTTTTCCATGTGAACCATTCGATTCCGGATTCCTGCGGGATTTATTTCCGCACGCCGGTAGGAACGGTGGTGCACAGCGGGGACTTTAAGATCGACTACACGCCGGTGGATGGCAAGATGATGGATTTCAAAAAAATTACGGAGCTCGGCAATCGCGGCGTGCTCGTGTATTGCGCGGACTCGACGAACGCGGAACGCGCCGGGCACACGCCTTCGGAAAAAACGGTTTCCGCGGCGCTGATGCGGGAGTTTGCGCAGGCGCGCGGCCGAATTATTTTGGCGACGTTCGCATCGAATGTGTCCCGCGTGCAGATGGCGATTGATGCGGCGGTGGCGAATCAACGCAAAGTGGCGGTGTTCGGTCGCTCCATGGTGAATGTCGTCGGGATCGCGCTCGAGATCGGGTATCTTACGGCGCCGAAAGGAACGATTATCGACAGTGATGAAATCAATCGCTATCGGGCGGACCAGCTTTGCATTTTGACGACCGGCAGCCAGGGCGAACCGATGGCGGGGCTTTCGCGGATGGCGGACGGCGCGCACCGACAGATCCAAATTCATCCGAACGATACGGTCATTCTCTCGGCGTCGCCGATTCCGGGCAACGAAACAAGCGTCGGCCGCACGATTGATAAATTGGTGAAATTGGGCGCGCGCGTGGTGCACGGTTCGGATAAGAAAGTCCACGTGTCCGGCCACGGCTCGCAGGAAGAGTTGAAGATGATGTTGTCGCTGATTCGTCCGCGCTTCTTTATTCCGATGCACGGGGAATACCGCATGCTGCATAAACATGCGGAAATCGCGGAAAGTTTGGGCGTGAAGCGCGATAATATTTTAATCGGCGAAAACGGACAGATCTTTGAATTCACCGGTCGCAAAGGCCGGCTCGCGGACAAAGTGCAGGCGGGCAAAGTCTATGTGGACGGCTTGGGCGTCGGCGATGTCGGCAATATCGTTATTCGTGATCGTCAGCAACTGTCGCAGGACGGTATGGTCATTGTGACGCTGGTGCTTGAAAAGGGGTCCACGCAAGTGCTTGCCGGACCGGATATCGTGTCCCGCGGCTTCATTTACATGCGCGACTCGGAAGCCTTGATCCGTGAAATGACGCGGCGCGTCGATGCGGTTATCGAGCGCTGCGCGGACAATAATATCACGGAATGGAATGTGATTAAAATGCAGATCCGCGATACCTTGTCGCGTTACATCTTTGAAAAGACCCGTCGGCGTCCGATGATTTTGCCGATTATTCAGGAGGTTCATTAA